One region of Palaemon carinicauda isolate YSFRI2023 chromosome 40, ASM3689809v2, whole genome shotgun sequence genomic DNA includes:
- the LOC137632047 gene encoding THAP domain-containing protein 2-like → MPNNCAVFGCFSTRTKNPDLIFHSFPKDSETREKWAHLCKRADHINVENALICNRHFEADVYERNLMYELLDKPVPRNQMKMKKGSVPTLHMPTTEHDEVDLGSRLVRAERRGQKRLVCELLAEESNLGGMKCAQEVESVPSEEEMKIAIELLKKERDEIKQMWGKNQWMIEREE, encoded by the exons ATGCCCAATAACTGTGCTGTGTTTGGATGCTTCTCAACCAGAACGAAAAATCCAgatcttatatttcattcatttccaaaGGACAGTGAAACTAGGGAAAAATGGGCGCACCTCTGCAAACGGGCAGATCACATAAATGTTGAGAATGCACTTATATGTAACCGGCACTTTGAAGCGGATGtctatgaaaggaatttgatgtacgaATTATTAGACAAACCGGTGCCTCGAAATCAGATGAAAATGAAGAAAGGATCAGTGCCAACACTCCATATGCCAACAACAGAACACG ATGAGGTCGATTTGGGATCAAGATTGGTGAGAGCTGAGAGAAGAGGTCAAAAGCGACTTGTGTGTGAATTATTAGCAGAGGAAAGTAATCTTGGAGGGATGAAATGTGCCCAGGAAGTTGAATCGGTGCCATcagaggaagaaatgaaaattgcTATTGAACTGTTGAAGAAAGAGAGGGATGAAATTAAACAAATGTGGGGAAAAAATCAATGGATGATAGAGAGGGAGGAGTag